In Vitis riparia cultivar Riparia Gloire de Montpellier isolate 1030 chromosome 19, EGFV_Vit.rip_1.0, whole genome shotgun sequence, the following proteins share a genomic window:
- the LOC117909127 gene encoding G-type lectin S-receptor-like serine/threonine-protein kinase At4g27290, protein MPEHLPEHLLAPMPMHLPVLGDTLNAPRIHARTLPCPYALTLAHPPYAHTTPGCAPSHPHNNSGYMSPEYVIVGLYSTKSDVYSFGVSVLEIVSGKRNRGFYHPNLCINLLGHAWTLYMEGRSFEIIDASMGDTYNLSEVLRSINVGLWCVQRCPDDRPSMSSVILMLGSEGVLPQPGKPGFFSERHVLEANSNREATSFSGNEDISKILDA, encoded by the exons ATGCCCGAGCACTTGCCTGAGCACTTGCTTGCGCCCATGCCCATGCACTTGCCCGTACTAGGTGACACGCTCAATGCCCCACGTATTCATGCACGCACACTCCCATGCCCCTATGCACTCACTCTTGCACACCCACCCTATGCACACACAACACCAGGATGTGCGCCTAGTCACCCACACAACAACAG TGGTTACATGTCTCCAGAATATGTCATTGTTGGATTGTACTCTACAAAATCagatgtttatagctttggtGTTTCAGTTCTAGAGATTGTGAgtgggaagagaaacagagggtTCTATCACCCAAACCTCTGCATCAACCTTCTTGGACAC GCATGGACCCTCTATATGGAAGGTAGATCTTTCGAAATTATTGATGCGTCAATGGGAGATACCTACAATCTATCTGAAGTGCTACGTTCAATCAATGTCGGTCTGTGGTGTGTGCAACGTTGTCCAGATGATCGGCCAAGCATGTCTTCTGTGATTCTTATGCTGGGTAGTGAGGGTGTATTACCTCAGCCTGGGAAGCCTGGTTTTTTCAGTGAAAGACATGTGCTAGAAGCAAATTCCAATCGAGAGGCCACATCGTTTTCAGGCAATGAAGACATCAGTAAAATATTAGACGCTTGA